One stretch of Bos javanicus breed banteng unplaced genomic scaffold, ARS-OSU_banteng_1.0 tig00000879_1, whole genome shotgun sequence DNA includes these proteins:
- the LOC133244088 gene encoding vomeronasal type-1 receptor 4-like — MFFHKDALRTTSEAALQITYLIQMVIGSLVNVILFFHSISPVLIGQSQRPTDMIHTHMAVANLLVLLSPGIPHTMAAFIPRNPLSRLGCKFVYYLQKMARSTALCSTCVLSTYQSFTLTSRRLEWVMLRGRAPKVIGPSCCTCWMLSFLMYIPVPLKVTGPQNMHNYTDTKGTWFCSSLPTEIRTSYLWSISDAMFIGLMVWSSGSMVLLLLRHRQRVQHIHTPTGHHRCTPETRATHTILMLVVTFVTFYFLNSILSFYISAFFDIRLLLIQTSNVLGSCFPTISPFLLLLRDPRTPRFCS; from the coding sequence ATGTTTTTTCACAAAGACGCCCTGAGAACCACAAGTGAGGCTGCTCTCCAAATCACGTATCTTATACAGATGGTGATAGGGTCCCTGGTCAATGTCATCCTTTTCTTCCACAGCATCTCTCCAGTCTTGATTGGCCAAAGCCAGAGACCCACAGACATGATTCATACCCACATGGCGGTTGCCAATCTCTTGGTTCTTCTGTCCCCTGGCATTCCCCACACAATggcagcttttattccaaggaatcCTCTGTCCAGGCTTGGATGTAAGTTTGTGTATTACTTACAGAAAATGGCTCGCAGCACCGCCCTGTGCTCCACCTGCGTCCTGAGCACATATCAGTCCTTCACTCTTACTTCCAGGAGATTGGAGTGGGTGATGCTCAGAGGAAGGGCCCCCAAGGTCATTGGTCCTTCCTGCTGCACCTGCTGGATGCTCAGTTTCTTAATGTACATCCCTGTTCCTCTGAAAGTCACTGGTCCACAGAACATGCACAACTATACTGATACCAAAGGCACGTGGTTCTGTTCATCCTTACCTACTGAAATACGTACGAGCTATTTGTGGTCCATCTCTGATGCCATGTTTATTGGCCTCATGGTCTGGTCCAGTGGCTCCATGGTGCTTCTCCTGCTCAGACACCGCCAGAGGGTGCAGCATATTCACACCCCCACTGGGCACCACAGATGCACCCCGGAGACCAGAGCCACCCACACCATCCTGATGCTGGTGGTCACCTTCGTCACCTTCTACTTCCTAAATTCTATTCTGTCTTTTTATATTTCAGCCTTCTTTGATATTCGTTTATTGTTGATACAGACCTCTAATGTTTTGGGTTCTTGTTTTCCCACCATTTCCCCTTTCCTGCTGCTTCTTAGAGATCCTAGAACTCCTAGGTTCTGCTCTTGA